In one window of Episyrphus balteatus chromosome 3, idEpiBalt1.1, whole genome shotgun sequence DNA:
- the LOC129915096 gene encoding uncharacterized protein LOC129915096 yields the protein MGKRPFNLYFTELNCSLYNEPGEEFKCWYHNIKYRTFVDGFLIMSKDVNAFQMRAKCEIIRSEGSAPMTLFDFTTDGCRLLDVASGNNILKVSLDYMRKSGHFPDRCPLVAKENYSLTNFYVDADMLPSYTPECKCNMST from the exons ATGGGAAAG cGACCATTCAATCTTTACTTTACTGAACTTAATTGTTCGCTATACAACGAACCAGGTGAAGAATTCAAATGTTGGTATCACAATATTAAATATCGAACCTTTGTGGATGGATTTTTAATTATGTCCAAAGACGTAAACGCTTTTCAAATGAGAGCTAAATGTGAAATTATACGTTCGGAGGGTAGCGCGCCTATGACTCTATTTGACTTTACTACAGATGGTTGTCGTTTGCTGGATGTAGCTTCAGGAAATAATATCCTTAAAGTTTCACTAGATTATATGAGAAAATCAGGACATTTTCCAGATCGATGTCCTTTGGTTGct aaaGAAAACTATAGTCTTACAAACTTCTATGTTGATGCGGATATGCTACCATCATACACACCAGAAT GTAAGTGCAACATGTCCACATGA
- the LOC129914253 gene encoding U-Kazal-Dg21.2-like, with the protein MKYFKIAIIALFAISEVYGISLECPLICPAIYQPTCGTNGKEYLKFSNPCGLKVFNCDRQKSALSTFKQRDFDYCTTTNLDEVEIDHVPHLDVDNKLCHKACPLNYRPVCGSNGTYRKSFPNECDMNSFNCFFKTETINNWRVLHRGNCS; encoded by the exons atgaaatattttaaaatagctATAATAGCTTTATTTGCTATCAGTGAAGTTTATGGGATATCTTTAGAATGTCCATTGATTTGTCCAGCTATATATCAACCAACTTGTGGCACAAATGGCAAGGAGTATTTAAAATTCAGCAACCCTTGTGGACTAAAAGTATTCAATTGTGATCGTCAAAAGTCAGCTTTATCAA CTTTTAAACAGAGAGATTTTGATTATTGTACTACTACCAACTTGGATGAAGTGGAAATAGATCATGTACCACATTTGGACGTAGATAATAAATTGTGCCACAAAGCATGTCCGCTAAATTATAGACCAGTTTGTGGATCAAATGGAACCTATAGGAAATCTTTTCCAAATGAATGTGATATGAATTCATTTAATTGTTTCTTTAAAACAGAAACTATCAACA ATTGGAGAGTACTTCATAGAGGCAACTGCTCATAa